The Lusitaniella coriacea LEGE 07157 sequence CCTGCAACTCCTATTTGAACGCGCCCCAGAAGTGCCGCAATATATCCAAACCGACGAAAGTAAACTGCGTCAAGTTCTGATTAACCTGTTGAGTAACGCAATCAAATTCACTCAAGAAGGGGGAATCGTTCTGCGCGTCGTCGCACCCTCAAAATTAGAAAACAAGGAAAAAATCGAACTAATTTTTGAAGTAGAAGACACCGGTGCGGGAATCGCCCCCGATGAAATTTCTCGCCTCTTTGAAGCCTTCAGCCAAACCGAAAGCGGACTCCAATCCAACGAAGGGACTGGATTGGGTTTGCCCATCAGCCGAAAATTCGTGCAACTCATGGGCGGACAAATGAAAGTCAAATCCACCCCCAACTACGGCAGCGTGTTTCGCTTTAACATTCAAGCAACCCTGGCGAATTCCCAGGACATCGACAAAATTAGTCCCCAAGGCAAAGTCATTGGCATCAAAAATGAAGGCAGAATTCCCCGCATTCTCATCGTCGAAGACAAACCCATCAATCGGCAACTGCTCAATAAACTCCTGACAACAGTGGGGTTGGACGTGCGAGAAGCCACCAACGGACAAGAAGCCCTTGAAGTGTGGGAAAACTGGAAACCCCAGTTAATTTGGATGGATATGCGAATGCCCGTCATGGACGGTTACGAAGCCACGCGGAGGATTAAAGCCGAATCTCAGGGGAAAAAGACGATTATTGTCGCGCTCACAGCGAGTGCGCTAGAAGAAGAACGGGCGGAAATTCTGGAGACGGGATGCGACGATTTTGTACGCAAACCTTTTCGAGAAGCTGAAATTTTCACAACAATGGCGACGCACCTCAACTTAAACTACGTCTACCAAGAAGCCCAGAAAAGCCCAACGCCTCAAGCGGATTCTCCGAAAACCCTCAAACGCCCTCTCGAAGAGCAACTGCAACAGATGTCCTCAGAGTGGATAGAACAGTTGCAACAATCAGCCATTAAGGGTCTAGACGACGAAATCATGAAATTAATCGCGCAAATTCCCGAAGACAATGGCAGTTTAGCCAAAACTTTAAGGGATTGGACTAACAATTTTGATTTCGATGCCATTCTCGAACTAATTCAACAGTGCCAGAAGGGATGAGTAATATAGCGCTACAAAGTTAAGAGTACACAATCTCACAAGCCATAACCTATAGCTGGTGGGCGTTGCCCACCCTACGCGATGTCTGCGATACGTCCCATTGTGTGCGCGATTAAAGCCCAATAAAAAACCCCCTGCAATTTCAGTTATTTCAATCAACCGTTATCAGTTGAAAGTTTACTGATTTTATCAAGGGGGAATAATATTAAATCCGGTTGAATGTCCTCAGCAAGGGCTGACACGGCACTTCGACACGCTCAGTGACCGGGGGAGGCGGGGACGCGGGGAATTTGAAGAATTTCATATAACTCTTCAAAAGTTGTTTCCATTAATTCGACTCCAACAAGTGGAGTGCAAGATTGTTTTGTAAAATCCCTGAGCGACCAGAAGTCCGGTTTCCATTAATTCGACTCCAACAAGTGGAGTGCAAGTATCTGCCGGGTTACTGGTATTGAGCTGACGATTTACCCGCCACTCTGTAACGGGTTTATTCCATAGTTGATTGATGACTTGTTTGTCGCTGGCAAGAGGGCGAGGATATTGCCATTGCGGGACTTCGCTCGTTGGAGGAATGCGATCTAAGGGAACGTACCCCTGCCCCGTGAGTTGCGCAATTGGCTTGAGGACAAATGGGCTATCAGGGTTGTTCCTATCTTTCTTCACTATTCGCCCATAAGTCATTCCTTCGTGATGCACGGGGGTTCCCTGCCGAACCGCTCTTCTTGTTTGCTCCGGCATCGCCCCATGCTTACGATCGTGGATGTAGTAAGTGGGTTTATTGGGAACGGTTTCTTGATAACGAGCATCGAACGCTATGGGAGAATCAAAATTCCCCTGTGGTGGAACGGGAGAATACTTCGCATTCGCGTTGCCTGAAGGAATGCCAGAATCAGAAAGTTTTCGAGGACGCATGAGAAACCATTAGAGTTTCTCACAACGTTCCTAAACTTCCCTTTCATATTGATTCCACTCCCCTCCGGTCCCATTACAAAATACCGTCACAAACCTTTCTTCTTGTATGAATCTTTCTACTATTTCTTGAGGGTCTTCTAGCTTGTCGAAGGGTGTAGCTAAACTGTTTGCGCGATCGAGCAACAATCGCGTATTAACTTCATCACAAATGTGCTTGCTTTTCAATCGAACAGCAACCCAACATCTCTCCATCTCTAATTGCTCACAACGCAGAGCGAGTTCAAGCCGGACTCTATCAATCCATTCTTTTGGAAATACTCCATCCTTAAACTCTTTCGACCTGAAATCAAAGTTCAGCGTTACTTCATAATTCGCTGCTTCTTCTTGTGCCTCTACTCCCATCCCTATTCTTGGAATCCAGACGGAAAACCATTCCTCGCTGCCTGTATCTCTTACGGCTTTAACAATCCCATCAACAACTTGCTCTATAGACTGACGCATGGATCGAATGGTAAAAATTACACTTTGATCTTAGCTGTCAACTATATTTGTTTCCATTAATTCGACTCCAACAAGTGGAGTGCAAGTCTAACTTCCCAGAAACAACGCCAGCCCCAACAGGTTTCCATTAATTCGACTCCAACAAGTGGAGTGCAAGTTGCGCCAGCCCGGAGAAGAAAGCTTTGATTGCCGGGAAAGTTTCCATTAATTCGACTCCAACAAGTGGAGTGCAAGAATACCTCCCCCGTCGATAGCGTCGCCAGAGATTTGTTTCCATTAATTCGACTCCAACAAGTGGAGTGCAAGCTTTGCTCTAACCCGATTGTGGCTCATGGGTCAAGGGAGTTTCCATTAATTCGACTCCAACAAGTGGAGTGCAAGGTGCCACTGAGGTTTGCGCCAATGAGGTCAGCGCGTTTCCATTAATTCGACTCCAACAAGTGGAGTGCAAGAGGTTCAGTATCCCTCTTGAAACAAAACCCCCAAACTCCTGCGTTTCCATTAATTCGACTCCAACAAGTGGAGTGCAAGCCCTGTCTAGGCTGGAGTCATAGAAGTATTTTTGGTTTCCATTAATTCGACTCCAACAAGTGGAGTGCAAGTCTGCCCTTTATAACCCCCGTCAGCAAAGCTTTCTGGAGGCGTTTTTGGCAGGAGTCTCAAAATCCCGAAAAAATCTTCGGTTTGTTGCCTGTCCCGATTGCAATGAAAAGCTCAAAAGTATTGAGTTTTCTAGGTTCTGGGGTTTTGGCAGCGCCCCAGGGTTTTTGACCCCGCTTTCCCCTGCCAAAAATAGCATAGCGCGATCCTCAGCGAATTGCCCATTTTTTTCGAGTCGGATGGTGGGGAAAATGTTGTTCGTCGCAGTCGGAAGAGAAGATTGCAAATATATTGATATCAAATTCCCCATCTCCCCGTCACCCCGTCTCCCCATCTCCCGGTCACTGAGCGTGTCGAAGTGCCATCTCCCCATCTCCCGGTCACTGAGCGTGTCGAAGTGCCGTCACCCCATCAATCCTAACTTGGCGATTCAAGCAAATTTTACATGAGGCGTTTCCGGATTGTCGCACTGACGTTGGAATAACTGAATAGTTTGATGAAGTTTGTCTGGAAATGGACGGTTAATTGTTGTAGTTCAATTGAGGTTGAGTTTCCAGAGCGTTCTTTTTAAGTTCCCTGTTATTAATTATGTCGGCTCAAACGATCGATACAGTTGCTCCAACGTCTTTAATTCAAGCGATTGAGAAGGTTCTGCGTTCCGGTCAGATTACGGGTGAAGATCGGCAAGTTTTGCAAGCAATTGGATCTTCGGAACATTCTTTCAGTTCGGAAGAACGGGAAGGAATTCAAGCTTTGCGCGATCGGCTGCAATGGGGATGGTTGCAGGTGGTGGATTAGTCTCAACAGGAGTTTCTATTCTGCACTACAATCCTCTTGTTCTCAACCCAATAGGTCAAGAGAGATGGGGGATTGGCTTCTCAAACGCGGAGACGACGCGATCGCGCAGGAGACAAACGAAATTTTCCTGATGAGAAGGTTCCTTCAAACTAAATGACATAAAAAAACAGAACATTCTTCGAGAGAATGCCCCATTTCTTGAATGTTGCTAGGGAGACTTGAGTAAAAACCCGAATAGCCATTTAGCTCATAGTTGCGTTGCTGCGATCATAATTTTTGCGGAAATTTGATTTCCCTTGAGTATGAGTGCGGTATTGAATGGCATCAATGTCCATCCCAATTTCAGCCGCCGCACGACCTAGCATCGATTCTTGGCGATTTCTAATGACTTGACTGTGGCGCATCATTAAAGCACGAGCTTGACTTTGAGTAGACATGATTGATACCTCTGTGTGAGTGAGAAGCTTTTACTTGCTGCTGTTATTTTTAATCTAACACAAGGTTCTGTAACAATCGATACAAAATACCGGGTTTGCAGAAAGTTTAATTTTTTCTTTACAATTGATACCTGATGTGAACACCCTGAAACCTTTGGACAAGGGAACAGGGAAAAGCAAGAAGAAATCACTGCAGAGTAAGGGTTTTAGCTTCTAATACACATTAAGCGTAATTGGTTATTCTTTGGGATGTTGCAAAACATTGACGCGCGCGTACTTCAACCCCGATATGCCTTGAAGGGGTTCGATTGTTCCCGATTCAATTTTGCAATCCACCCACTCGTCGCGAACTAAATACCGCAGATATTGATGATATTCAGTCCACTCATCATTGGTTGAATAAACGACGGTGAGCATTCCGGGTTGTGTAATCCGCGTCCCATCTTTGCTATCCCTGGCTTTGTCGATGCGCTTTTTGACAATTTCGTAGCGAGTGTCACGGCTTCCTCGAACATCAAAGAGCTTTTCGGTTTGTTCGTCGTGAAAAATATCGACGGTTGAATCTTGCACTAAAACCAGATGAGCAACATCGAGGGGAAGATTTTTTTCTTCTCGCAGGTTCAGACAAATCCGCGCGCATTCGCACATGGCTCGCAGTTGTTCGTAGCGCAAGCTGTGCAGGTGAAAGACGGAGAACTGTTTGGGGGAGTCGGGAGGAATGATGGATGCGCCGACGTAGAGGACATGATCGATGCCGTCAGCAACTTCCAAATCGCAGTAATGGGGGAGAATTTGCTGCATTCTCGCTTGAGAGCGTTCCCAAGTTGCACGTAGGTTTGCGTTGAGTTCGCCAATGATTCGATCGTAGCGATCGCGCGCCTGATAAACATAACCGTGTTCGTTGCTGCAAGCGTTCTCGTAAGCTTCTACTGCTTCAATTGCCGCAGAACCGCATTGACGGAAGTATTCAAAATAAATTTCTAGGTGTTTTTTGAGATAATCGATCGCGCTCACCTCATCCTCTGCTTTGACTTCCCGCGAGAGGCGATCGATATAGGCTTCTAAGTCTAATTTGAGTTGCTCTAAAAAAGGAATTTCTTGCTCTCGATCTGCCGCTTCAACTACGGCGAGTGCGAACTTAAACTGTTCGAGCAAATCGTTTTGAATCGATTGGTTGCGCTTCAGTGCCGATCCGCGAATGTCCGAGATGCCGTAAAGGGGATAAACATTGCTCAGGACGATCTGTTCTGAAGGCAATCCCAAACTTCGCCGTTCCGCTTCTTGGCGAAAACGCCACTCTACGGAGGAGTGGATGCGGGTAAATTGGTAGCCTCGCGCTTGGCGAAATGCGGATTTAAATGCGGGTTTTAGGGTGGTTGCGCGTTCTGCATCGAGTCGATCGAAATGGTTGGCGCGATCGCTCGCTAATGCCACAAATCCCAACACCGCAGAGGACATCTCATCGAGTCCGCGCAAGTCGTCTCGAATTAAGGGAATGAGCAGGAGGGAACCCACGCCGCGATCGCGGAGCATTTGTTCTAATTCTGTGGGACAGTCTTGAGCGAGATCGGGAACGTTCCACACGCGATTGACTTCTGCTGCACGAAGGAAGGGAGAACCTTGCAGCGCTTCTAGTGCGTATCGTTGGGTTTCTCTGACGCGATCTGCCGAACCCACAAACAGTTCGACTTGTCCTTGTTTGATGTTCAAAAAGAGGTGATTTTCGGCACGAAAGAGGGAGCGCAAGGGTTCGCCAATGGCAGCAAAGGTGTCTGCTTCAAAAATAGAATCTTGTTCGATGAGTAGCGCGATCGCGCGTTGAATTTGTTCTTGGGGGGTAATGTCCAATCCTTCCCACAACAAATGACCCGAAATGCGGTAGTTTGACCACTCGATTCGTTCTTCCCACATTTCCTGAGAGAGAATTTCGCGATCGAGCAGATTCGGCAAATCCACATCGGCAAACTCGTCAATTTGAGGATCGATCCGCTCGATTTTGAGGCGATCCGAACGCAGCCAAAACTCGATATAGCGCGCTTCTGGACTGGGGGGACTTTTTAGCGTCGCGATCGCGGGTTCGTCTAAAAAACGCCAATCGCCACGATCCACATCGTAAATGTCTCGCAAAATTAAGTGCAAGAGATGGCGACGGTAGAGTTTTTCTTGAGTAATTTCATCAAAATCCGAGAAAATATCCCAAAGATGTAGAGATTTTTCCGATTCTGGCGCAATTCCCGTTAAAAGTGCAAAAGCATCGTTGGCGCGCTGAATGATTAATGTTGTGGGATCGATAACCGCGATCGCGAATTTGCTTTGTTGTCCGACAGATCCGAACCAATCCGGGTCATAATCCGTTCGAGCATTGCGGGTAGAAGCATCAACCATAAGATTTCCCCATTAGAACCTATTTTCTAAATACAGTAGATACGAGGATAATTCAGTATATTTCTCGCTGAAATTAGTTGCCTCGGATTCTGCCAAATATGAGGTCAGTGAAGATGCATCTAAATTGAGTTTTGTTAAGCACTCAGCTAAAAAGTTGCTCTCATCTCAAATCCTTCCAATTCCCCGCATTTTTCCTTAGTAGATAAAAATCTAACGTTATCAACTCTGTTGAGACAAGACTCGATTCAGTTTGCCGCTACGATAGCCCTCTAAATCCAACGTCACGCAGGCAAAACCGTAGTCTTGGAAGATTTGAACGAGTTGGGATAAATCCGTAGCGAGAACAAACGCTTTAATTTGTTCGGGAGGTAGTTCGATGCGGGCAGTATTCCCGTCGGAGCGCACGCGCAGGTTATTGTATCCTTGTTTGCGCAAATAAACTTCGGCTCGACCCACTCGTTGTAATTTCGCGATGGTAATTTCTTCGCCGTAGGGAAAGCGCGAACTGAGACAGGGTTGGGCGGGTTTGTCCCACCAGGGGAGTCCGAGATGTCGGCTGAGTTGGCGCACTTCCATTTTACTCATCCCAACCTCTGCAAGGGGCGATCGCGCGCCTCTCTCTTTTGCGGCTTGAATTCCGGGTCGATAATCCTGAAGATCGTCAGCATT is a genomic window containing:
- a CDS encoding GAF domain-containing protein, with the protein product MVDASTRNARTDYDPDWFGSVGQQSKFAIAVIDPTTLIIQRANDAFALLTGIAPESEKSLHLWDIFSDFDEITQEKLYRRHLLHLILRDIYDVDRGDWRFLDEPAIATLKSPPSPEARYIEFWLRSDRLKIERIDPQIDEFADVDLPNLLDREILSQEMWEERIEWSNYRISGHLLWEGLDITPQEQIQRAIALLIEQDSIFEADTFAAIGEPLRSLFRAENHLFLNIKQGQVELFVGSADRVRETQRYALEALQGSPFLRAAEVNRVWNVPDLAQDCPTELEQMLRDRGVGSLLLIPLIRDDLRGLDEMSSAVLGFVALASDRANHFDRLDAERATTLKPAFKSAFRQARGYQFTRIHSSVEWRFRQEAERRSLGLPSEQIVLSNVYPLYGISDIRGSALKRNQSIQNDLLEQFKFALAVVEAADREQEIPFLEQLKLDLEAYIDRLSREVKAEDEVSAIDYLKKHLEIYFEYFRQCGSAAIEAVEAYENACSNEHGYVYQARDRYDRIIGELNANLRATWERSQARMQQILPHYCDLEVADGIDHVLYVGASIIPPDSPKQFSVFHLHSLRYEQLRAMCECARICLNLREEKNLPLDVAHLVLVQDSTVDIFHDEQTEKLFDVRGSRDTRYEIVKKRIDKARDSKDGTRITQPGMLTVVYSTNDEWTEYHQYLRYLVRDEWVDCKIESGTIEPLQGISGLKYARVNVLQHPKE
- a CDS encoding response regulator is translated as MIRFPWQRWSLAVKITSMMTLSIVLAVASVTLLSLHRERQAFRRELKSQAQLMLDLMEISAQDALYYQDVDLLSDLMRRLGKDRYIVLSSRIYDNQGQILVDASDQSLKYGIQIDPFAQQVIAQPAILFQWKSDSLLAGQAVTIENQTLGAISVELSTAPLNRKISTVRDRGILVAFLAVIIGMLLSLLLSRSITNPLQHVVEATKRLAEGDLEQQLALQNEDELATLANAFNRMTAQLRETILTLQQTKEKAEVANRAKSEFLANMSHELRTPLNAILGFTQIILRGDTSPQEQHNYIEIVNRSGEHLLSLINDILEMSKIEAGKITLNPGSFDLYRLLNTLEEMFRLKAQAKSLQLLFERAPEVPQYIQTDESKLRQVLINLLSNAIKFTQEGGIVLRVVAPSKLENKEKIELIFEVEDTGAGIAPDEISRLFEAFSQTESGLQSNEGTGLGLPISRKFVQLMGGQMKVKSTPNYGSVFRFNIQATLANSQDIDKISPQGKVIGIKNEGRIPRILIVEDKPINRQLLNKLLTTVGLDVREATNGQEALEVWENWKPQLIWMDMRMPVMDGYEATRRIKAESQGKKTIIVALTASALEEERAEILETGCDDFVRKPFREAEIFTTMATHLNLNYVYQEAQKSPTPQADSPKTLKRPLEEQLQQMSSEWIEQLQQSAIKGLDDEIMKLIAQIPEDNGSLAKTLRDWTNNFDFDAILELIQQCQKG
- the larE gene encoding ATP-dependent sacrificial sulfur transferase LarE, with product MTIEQKLAQLKTLFSQMDQALIAYSGGIDSTLVAKIARDVLEDRALAITAVSPSLLPEELEDAKVQAAQIGITHELVETREMDNLNYTSNPINRCYFCKSELHDTLKPIALKQGYPYVVDGVNADDLQDYRPGIQAAKERGARSPLAEVGMSKMEVRQLSRHLGLPWWDKPAQPCLSSRFPYGEEITIAKLQRVGRAEVYLRKQGYNNLRVRSDGNTARIELPPEQIKAFVLATDLSQLVQIFQDYGFACVTLDLEGYRSGKLNRVLSQQS